taaatgagatggataagcaattaaatagtttaattgagcatggtcaagattaattaattagtttattaATCATATGAAAGGTTTGTagtgggcttttaagttagctTCATGTTTCAGGGCCCAAAATGGTTTTGGACCACAAGGCTTATTAGTTTAAAGTTGTGTaagaactaaaacaaaatgtgCAATTAGCCCAATTACTTAAGGGAGGCTGACCATAGGGTttggggtagtgaacttggcttaattgcaagtttgccactccctTGGAATGtggtataaaagcaactttatagccattccTTTATTTGGGTTTTCTTTGGAGAAAGGAGAAACaattttcactctctctctcaacaaaGAGGCCAGCCACTTAGAGGGTTTTTACTAGCATACAAAATCTTTCTAAGTCATCCATCTTCTCTTCACaacccatctttttttttttttgggaaacttcACACCTCATCTTTGGTGttgagacttagagacatcaaacttttggtgtttttggagattcTTTTCTCACATCTTCAAGGAGTAAAGGAGAAGCAAAGAAACAACCATCAAAGGAGAGAAGAACACTAACATAAGGAAAGATCTAAGGAGCAAGAAGGTGATTTGAAGGccttccacttgggtgaatcccttatattaacaaggatgagcttcaagggtaatgaatctcaaaCTTGGtcttctctttaatttgttaaagagtctattagttcaccattcactaggctttgaaagtcgtGGGTTGATATAATTGTTTTGAGTGCACCCTTACTTCAAAATGTTATATGTATGCTTGTATGCTCAAATATTCTTGTATATTCAgagctaggacaaaaattttccttcatgaAGCTGGAGTTACTTTCCTCAATCGAACATTtacaaattgaataaataagaCAAGAACCTTTTCCTACAGTTATATATACAGCAACCAGGAACAAAAATAGCTGACATAGTGAGTTGATGCTTAACAAGGAAAGAACATGAATAAAGGAATGAATGCTGACTCATTCAAAACCATAATAGGGTcacatgaaaaattataaaaagcaTGTGCACAAACTTGTCTAGGCAAAAATCATTTGCAGATGCATTAACAAACCTGCCAGTGAATGGATAGACTTGAGCTTTTCAACCTTCAACTTAATCAAATGACCTATCATTAACCTAGAACCTACTTTGAGCTTGGTGTGAAAGGAAAAATTCATAACAAATTACATTTTGGAATCAAAAAGCAAAATTTCACTAAGTCCTAGACTTCACAAAAAGCATATATAACTTTTGAACTTTAACGTTCACACATTTAAAGTGAAGGCCCAATAAACATTAAGCCATGTactcaacaatctccaccttccCGCAATTTCTAAAGCATAATGATTAGCTAAACCATTAATTAACACTATAAACACTCCAAAAAACTTGCAAGAAAATAAGTCATGCCAAACCATTCGCTCTAACTCCTATTGTTCaacttcttaatgaacataTCAACAAGAGAATCTTTTGAAGAATGGTCTCTCCATCAACAACCACCTTATGAACAAAGTGATAACACACATCTATGTGCTTACTTCTTGCATGATGAGCTGGATACTTAACCAAATAAATAGCACtatgactatcacaatgtacatCCACTGCTTTGGTTCAACCTCAAAATCTCTGATAAGTCTATGTATCCAAATGCCCTCTTTTATAGCTCCAACAACAATTATATATTCAACTTATGCGGTAACAAGGTGATGGATGACTGCAAACAAATTGTCCTTTTATCCATAGTAAACACTTATAGTAGACTTCCTTTTATCCATGCATAATATGAACCAACATAACCAAATGTGAAGTTGCCAATATCATAATCATCTCTCTCAAAGCACAAACTAACGTTTTTGTACTATGAAGATACACCAATATCTATTTTGTTGCATGCTAATGCTACTTACCTACATTATGCATATAGCGATTCACTATACCAAATGCATGAGAAATATCCAATCTAGAGCACACCATTGtgtacatcaaactaccaaccaaattagcaaacaatatattttttttattgacaacTTCTATTTATCAattttaggacattgtagaCAATCTATTTAAAATGAGTAGCCAAAGAGGTAttaaccggtttggttgaatcattcACTCCAAATTTTTTAAGCAACTTGtccaagtatttttttttttttgtactttcaATTACTCAATCTCTTTGACATTCTTTGAGACAACCAACattgaaaaaaaacttcatagGTTCTCCAATGCCGATGCATCTGAGGTGAATGAGAAAACGGTGGGATTTAAAATTTTGCCCCATAATCAACACGCAACGTTTGATATCTTTCCAAAATTCGCATACATGCTGATTTTGGCTAGTGGAAGAAGAGAAACAAAACTTTATAATAAAGATTTACATACAtgcatatataaataaataaaactaagatCGTAAGGAGTCATACATTTGGAGCCATACTAAGGATTTTTCTAAGGATGTTCACCCAAGTGTGGGCCTTCAAACCTACACCCTTGCCGATTTCTTTAGGTTGTATCCTTCCTTAGATTGCCTATGTATCTCATCTCCTATGggaatcaaacattcataattcaTGGAGATGTCGTAGGCTATGGTGGTAGTGTAAGTGTTTGTATTTTTCTTCTATACTTAAATATGCAAGATGGTTATTTTCAACCTAGAAAATCTATCTTGCCTCCTCACCATTTTTGCCACTAAGTATGATTGCTCCTCCTTGTAGAGAAGAGTGTCCTTCATACAATTATAGGGTTGACCTCTTCCACATTTGGAGGGTtgcttttaatttaaaaataaatatttttttttaagaagacaAATAATTGTGTCCATAAAGTCAATGGACACAAATGAGCTTTTGTGCCAATCTTATTTCTGAAAACAACCCAATTTTCACAACCTTGTTATGAATTTGAGTGCTTGCTTGTATATCTAACTTTATTCTTTAGTAACCCACTATACCGTACAAACTACTCAATTTAGGCGTTCGGCTTGGCAAAATGTAGGTTTGTGTACTTTCAAAATGTTAGTGGAATTTGGGAAAAACAAAGAGATTTTACGTAAAGATTCATATGCATCTAGGTTTCATTCATCCTTGTTTAGGTATAGAATTTGAAGCTTGTCGtgttgtttcaatttttcaaagtAATGAAATAGAGATTTCACTCCTATAACCACGTATCACTTTCCGAGCTCATTTCCTCAGAAAAATCTAGCATTTAAAAAAGTTACACATCTAAACAACTATAGATTTTCTCCGTTTTCGACAAACCTTCAAGACCTTAACTCTGCaaattaattatgaaaaaatatgCAATCAGTACAGTACTCTGAGAATCATAGTACAGAGAAACAAGAAGTACAAATTTCAGTAGCAcaacataaaaacataaactaaattacacaaaaaataaagaaagaatttACAATGCAAATGTAAGCATAGTTTCCAGTAAAGTTTTGAAGCTCTTCGTGTTAGAATTTTTCCAGATATCTAGGATTTGATGAAATGCTTGTTTGGAAGGAAAGAAAGTGTGACATCATGATGGCTTGTTTTGCCTATCTACAGAGCATAGTCTATAAGGCAACAAACAAGGATTTTGCAGAGAAAAATTCTTTATGGAATCAATAGGGCATACAATAGTGAAAATGTAGGCGGGTGATCGCCACATGGAACTAAAGTGTTGAACTTGCCTgagtttattttgttttgcctGGATTGGGTGTTTGACTTTTTGTGACATGGAAAGCCCCCGTTAGTCTAGTCCTTGTGGATGCATTGTAGTACCCAAACAATATTCTCATATAATAATCTGATTTGCTTGGTTCCTAATGAAAAATAAACGaagagcaaaaagaaaaaatatatttgcAAAGTTTTAGTTGGAGAAAAATTGTTGTGTATGTTGATTCCATTTTACCAATGCTAATTTTATGAGTGAAATCGTCTAATCAAATAGCTACTGAATATCTTCTTGTCCATCTAAATTTGACCCTTATTTTATGGCaaaagactttttttttctttttctttaccattggagaaaattagaaaaccttgattatgtattcaaatgtgcCCATAAAAGCCAATTTAGGCACAAATGAGCTTTTGTGCCAatctttttagaaaaaaataattatggcAGTTCATTAATACACGTGTTCATATGACTtggttttaaaatttgtaaagaCACGAACAATTGTgtccataaaataaaaaaagataaatacaAAATAGCTTTGGTGTTTATGTTGTGTAAAAAAGTTGCCAGACTAAAGGCCACATGTTCCACTTTGTACAGTTTCGTGACAAATACTATACTTGAGTAAATTATGTTTTACATTGGGCACTGAGGAGGCAAAATTAACTGCATACTATAGGAGAAAGACATGTGGATAATATGCTCAATATGATGGTTTTACCCTTGACATCGTGAGTAGACCACAAAAATACCCAAAGGAATGGAGACGTATTTTGCCCTAAGATAATGGGCTGTTATGCCACCAAACGACCATGAACTCTCTCAGTCGCCCATAACATATATTATGGGCTCTTCGAGCTTCCCATAATATGTTTTTCCTTCGGGCTATATTGTTTCAATGGTGACAGGGCATCGACGCTCCAAAGTCTCTCATTGTGTGTCCGGAGTGACTGCGCTTTTACCAACAAAGACTTTAAAACTGGTAGCTAGCAGGATAGCAGAGTCTGACCTACTTCAACTGTGGATTGTCTAGTATGCTCTGCAATGTCATCTCCTAAATATctgctaggttttttttttcctataaataggTAGGTCAAACGGAGAAAATAGTAATCGTCACTCACTACTGACAACTCTCTCAagttgtttgttttttctttctactaCTATTCAAACTTAGGCATGAGAAGCCCTTTAGTGGACACCTTTCCCCTTTTATCAAGGTGTTAACCATTTAAGCTAATTATGCATTTATTGAGAGAAAAATTGAATTATACTTAACACATGCTTATAGATATGAACAAAGAAAGTAAcccttaaattatttttttcgatgttcttcgttcatcatccTTGTTCGTATCGAATAAGTAAATAACCATGGTGAACACATGAAAAACCACAAGCAAGAAGAACAACGGCCAATCCTCACAACAATATGGGATTGCCATGGATTCTCCAAGACCCCTAAATGTGAATCCAGAATTTTCGTCGATCACAGTGCCCAAGGCACCTGTTATCCGAGGATTGGAGCCATTTCAATGCAAAATTGGGATTGTCGCGACTTCGTCAAGACCCTAAATCGCTGCCACGATTACTTTCGAAATGTAGAATATAAGGAGTTATGCCCCAATTCTTGTCTTATGAAAGCTAAGATGATTACTACCTCTAATACAGCCAAATAGACGTATAAGTCTTCACCCGGTTGTGTGTTGGAGAGTAGAGCAGGTGAAGTCAAGAAGCCTTTTAGGAAGGCCTTCTTGCACTCCTCATCTCATTTTTTCTTTAATCCCTTttcaaagtcttgaaggaatgtATGCATTTTTAGTCAATCTGGATATAAACATATTGAGAGTTAGTGCTCTACATGTTAGGCTATGAATCTCTCTCTTCATCGTCGGTGATTTCACATCTAAGATATCCTTGATTTGGTTATGATAAGCTTTAATTCCTCTGTGGGGAACCAAATATACCCTAAGAATCTGCATGAGGAAACACCAAAGTGCACTTGGTGGAGTTTGGTTTCATTTGATACTCCAGTAGAAGTTCAAATGCCTTtaccaaattttgaatttaatctTCTCTCTTGGGTTCTTTGACCAATATGTCATCAAAGTAGACTTTCATAGTCTTGCCAATGAGATCCTTGAAAATCTAGTTGACTATGCGTTGGTAGGTCGTGCCTGCATTCTTCAAACCAAATAATAACCTTGTAACAATAAGTTCGCATTTCAATGACAAAAGAGGTTTTTTCTTTGTCTACTTCGTATATCAGGAACTGATTATAACCTAAATATGCAGCCATGAGGCTAAGTAGTTGGTTgcaagatgtcacatctaccagAAGTTCGATGCGTGGAAATAGAAAGTTATCTTTCGGTCAAGCTTTGTTAAGGCCAATGTAATCTACATAGACTTGCCACATCCCTTCCTCCTTCTTAACAACCAACACAACGTTTGCAAGCTACTCATAATGAGAGATTTGTTAAATGATTCCTTCCACAAGAACTTTGTCGATTTCTGTATCCATTTTCCAAGAGCTtttttctaatgcatatccTCGACTACGTGTTCTCGTCAATCAAAGGTCATAAAAAGAATTGATGGTCATCATAGGGAATCTACTTGAAGAAGCAACCATTcaagaaaaaatggagaaaaaaaaggagactagaaaaaaatgagaaattcAGGTAAAAGGGTGTAAAAAGTTTTGCGCTTTCTTTTCTAACGAAAAGACTTGGGAATTTTGGAGAAGTCAAAATGAAGAGATCCTAAGATATTTATGGATGATATTTCGGAATCATCTCACCATTGAATCCGGATGGTGTTGCCTCGAGTTCAACAAATTTGACGGCTGAAGTAATTAGGAAAGCAACAAATAGTCCATCATTCTTCGTGGACATGCGTGAATGTTGAATTACTCAAATGCATTGATGGAATGATTTACAAATCATGCCATCAATGTTGTAACGATTTGCAAGGCAACATACGTAAATGCTGAACGACTCGAATTCTTTGCAGCATTCACAAGATTCAAGATACTAGAAGAACTAAAATGGTACTTGTTCCGACTTACTCCAAAAGGCATGGTCTTTGGATAACCATCCGTCCTCAAGGCTAATAGGTCCTTTTAGATACATACCACAGAAATCCGGTTATAGACTCCACAGCCTCCGCTACGAAGCTGAATAAACAGAGCAGCGATGCCTCCATCATTCTGATCCGGAATTAGGTGAAGTCTAAAGAATTTGTTGAGATTAACCATACATACTTTGCAAGATACAGAAACCCAATctagcaaggaatcaacaagttTCCTAAAATCTTGGAGTTTTTACAATCTAATGATTGGAGTGCGTCGCAATTAATCGTACTCTtaagaggatgcaatatctaTCCTTAAATATCTTATGGACTTCTCCGTGTTTAATAAAGATTCTACTACCTTAAAATGTCTCATCCTCGATTGGTATAAATACATCATTCTAGGGTTGGTCTCTGGTAACATAATTATCGTATACTTATTCTCTTGCCCACTGTTTGAGTCATAtattgcttactaacttgaccaTCAAAAAACCTTTAATTGGCACACCCCTCCTAGGGTCTTTAGCTAGCTCAccgttgtttgtttttttattttttataggtTACTCAtatttgtgcatctccacctcCTACGACTGTACactaatttggttccaacaaatggtaaaaataaaaatgaagtctaaacaaagaaagaaattgaaatCATAGCTCATTTGGTTAGAGCACCTTTTGGTAAACGAGAGCTCTTGAGATTGCCACTGCTAATCTCATACGCCATATTTTTTGAGACTGACATTGCTTCACATGTCACAATGCTTCCTTGTAATAAATACAAATGACCACATCTAGGAGCTTTAATCACAACAAGCACATCATAAGTGACTTTTAATACATTATTATGTGAAAGGAATTGAACATCTAGCCTATCAACTTTCAAAGAAATAAGTatttttctacaaatttagtacATATCAAACACTTGTCAACTCGTAAACCACATCACTTGTCAACTCTCAAACCACACCACCATGCAACTTAAACAAACTATACTATTGTTTAACATAGATTGTCATCGTCCGTGGTAACAATTCCACCATCAAAAtatttcaagcttgaaaaccaatccctTTGAaaagtcatatgatgagtataATTGGTATCGAACAATCTATGTCaaaaagaaatttatttttaGAAAACTCATATGATGAAACGGTGAAAGCAAAACTAGCATTAGAATTCATAGCCcactttgcctttgccttggaCTTCAACTTAGGGTAATCTTTCTTCTAATGATCCTTACTATGACACTATGCACATTCATCTATGTCAAAAAAATTCTGTTTTTAGAGCTTCCTCTAAGCTGAGAATGTGACTTTTCCTACTAGGAAAATTCCTTTCCAACGATCTATCTCTAACAAATAAAAACTAGGGGGTTTTTAACTCTATGCAAAATTTCATAGCTTATCAAGCCATTTGAGACATCTCCaaaattcacaatttctttACCATCCATAGTAGTAAGAACATGCTCATAGAAATAAAGAATTTAACAAAATTAAGGTTTTATCTTCATCTAAATTTATCACATcagtaatcaacttattaaaagtcTCAAGGCGTCTAATCATCTTTGAACCTTCTATATATGAAAGCAatagagtttttttttcaagtgtaGTCAATTCTCTGTACTCTTCATCGTGTACTTGTCTTCTAACTTTTGTCACAACATTTTAGCCAATGTCTTCCGCATCACAACATACTTTGAGTTTTGACAAGGCACAATTGAATTGTAAAGTCAAATAAAGTCCTCACTCGTGGTGATCATGAAAAATCTATTTGCTAGTTTTAATTTGGATTACATATGCACCACAATTTCTTGATATGACTTGTGGAAGACTTAAATCATTTTTATAATGCAATTTTGTTCTGTCAAAACTTTTAAACTAGTATGTTAAAAGTTCGAGCTCACTATATCAAACCATTAGTCACCGATGATTCCTTTGGTCAATACACAAAGGGGCTTACATCTCAAATTgacaaagaaaatgaacaaTCCATCTAGAACAAATTCATATACATACACTGTATAAATCATTACCGTCACATATATAATTTACACGGCGTTGCAACTAAAATTCATGATACAATCTAAAAGTCTTCTAGGGGTGGGCATAAGTATAAGGGTCTGTGGATCCGTGAATTCGGATTGTATTACCTGGCCTGATATAAAACCATATAGTTcttacttttaattttcaaagagTTCGAGTTAGACTTGTTTATGtaaaaacaagtcaaaaaccgagttcatatttattatatttaggTAACCCAATCCGGACTGTTTAAGGgttgtgttttttctttctcattttattagtgGTTCACAATGAAGCCCATGATCTATAAAGcagtaaattttatatttttcaggCCGTACATACAGATGTGAAGCAAAATTCTATGTAGACATTTTACACACACCTGTAAAAAATTGTGGAATATTCGAGGTATATACGAAGGAGGAAGAGGAAATTGAAGATGAACACAGAGATCGAACTAAGACATACACAAACATATATAACTGGCAAGAACTATTACATTGACCACTTCGTTCACTCTCAAGATGCATATGATCAAAACGCAAAAATTAACACATGCATGTACCTAAAATACAACATGACATAATTAAGGAGGTTCCAGAAAATATTTGTGCAAAATCTTTTATGGCCCTTTTTGTAACTGTAAGACGGATCAGCAGGAATACATCAAATCAAAACATCGATATGTATATCGACCTTATCAATTAATTATTCTTTTGGTTTAGGAATCTTGGGAATGAAATCTTGTGATCAGGTACGATCATTTATGCTATTGTGATGATCGGCACTCACTGGCAACTCAAGGTTACGAGTTTTCTCATCTTTCAACGGCGCGCTTGATGCTAGAGGGTCCTTGCTTTTGCCCCAGACCACAGTGTAGAGGCCGAACACTATGCAAATGGCTCCAATTACACTGAGACAAAGCACAAGGGAGACAACCAGCAgtataagtaaaaaaaatgatgattcctttgttttgtgcatTATTCATGCATCGGAGACTATTAGCCGTTAATAGTACATGCAAGATTCACCATAAAACTTGTATGCATCTATAGTTGACAGTTATTTACGTGAGCTAGGGTGTGtatgtctttaatatttttagcaAAGAAATTGGCTCATGGGTTGTATCATCTCTCTAGTAGAGGTGGAAGTCATACATCTCACAAGTTTCTTATTTAATTGGAGAGATAGTACAACATATGATTAGTAGAGACAATCAAATAGATCTATTCAATTTAGAGAGGAATTTTAGCCTTATACCTTCCGAGGTGGACTTGCTCAGCTAAAACGATAGCCCCTAGAGCGGCGGTGATGATCATGCAGAGGGGGCTGAAAGCGGTCACAAAAACGGGGCCTCGTTCCCTAATGACAACTCCTTGCACATAATATGCCATCCCAGAACAAACCACTCCCTAATTATTCACAAGAGTAATATAACGTCTCAAATGATTTTATTATATGTTATACAAAGGCCAGATTGTGAATTATGGGAGTGTAGTGTTGTATATGTACTCACAGAATAAACGGAAGCAAGGAGCCTTGAGTCCCAGCCTATAACCCAGACACTCAATTTGCGTTCCACTGCAAATGTTATTACTCCACCTTCCAACATACCCATCAAGCATATCCAAGCTGTGAGAGAGAGCTCTGCCGGGTACTTCTTCAACGTAAAGGACTGATATATAGTAACACATATAAAAGCTTGGATTAACTTAGTTAtcatataaattaatatatacgAAATTGTGAGAGGTTAATAGATAGTGTGACATATCTACTTACGTTTTCAAACTATTAATCTCAAGCATTCATCACGTAGAATTCTAATTTGAGTAATGTTATTAAGACACACAAAACAAATATCATTGATGATACTTTCTAACACAATTCTATGTGTGTGACTCATCTATATTTGGGAGTGTATAGAGTAATACTGTAGTTTTAGTATGTGACAATAGTTTTATAAGTACTAACATGGCAAATAGAGTCTATATGCCAAACTTATATTCATTGACAAAATATTTATGTTATCAGACTATTAATCTAAACAACAAATTCAAACAACAGTTAACCTAACTAATAATCTACATTCACAATTCGACAAGAGAACATTTTTCGAACTGGTAACAAAATGTTAATTACCTATAGAAGAACGTTAGAAATATTGTGAATAGGTACTCACTTGAAGAATGAAGAAACTTGCCCAACCACCGCAGCTGCCTAAGAGCATTAAGGGGCCAGCGATCCAATGCTGTTCGCTGGATTCGGTGGTGCTGCTGTTGTGACTGTGTGAGTGTCCTCGTATGATATCCACAATGGGGCCTTTGTATAATGTCATGATCATTGCTCCTCCCACTGTGATCACTGTTCCAATTACCTTCGCCAGGCTATGTAGCTTCTTAACGTTGACAGTCTCTAGCCTAGTTACTCAAACATTAATTAGGACAAGACTCCGGTaaactttttaattaatttggacTCTATTCTATTAAAAATGGGATTTTAATttagataaaatattaatatcaacCGAATGAGATTGTGTTGA
Above is a window of Malus sylvestris chromosome 15, drMalSylv7.2, whole genome shotgun sequence DNA encoding:
- the LOC126601117 gene encoding WAT1-related protein At4g08300-like, which produces MGESKLSLFLIKIKPYLAMVSLQFGYSGMYIISMVSFKHGMSHFVLSVYRHVVAFCVITPFAFVLERKVRPRMTLPIFLRIVLLGFLEPVLDQNLYFLGMKYTSATFASAVVNVLPAITFIMALCFRLETVNVKKLHSLAKVIGTVITVGGAMIMTLYKGPIVDIIRGHSHSHNSSTTESSEQHWIAGPLMLLGSCGGWASFFILQSFTLKKYPAELSLTAWICLMGMLEGGVITFAVERKLSVWVIGWDSRLLASVYSGVVCSGMAYYVQGVVIRERGPVFVTAFSPLCMIITAALGAIVLAEQVHLGSVIGAICIVFGLYTVVWGKSKDPLASSAPLKDEKTRNLELPVSADHHNSINDRT